One part of the Haliaeetus albicilla chromosome 9, bHalAlb1.1, whole genome shotgun sequence genome encodes these proteins:
- the ALKBH4 gene encoding alpha-ketoglutarate-dependent dioxygenase alkB homolog 4 isoform X1, with the protein MEAAGGGQGPGCGCKGIRSCLLCEGPAQAAPPPQGEDNFTYCPATGLAKGNEHSEFAGWAFPFPGVFLMEEFISEDEESEIVELMDRDDWKPSQSGRKKQDYGPKVNFKKQRLKAGSFTGLPSFSKKIVAQMKACSVLGGFLPVEQCNLDYMPERGSAIDAHFDDWWLWGERLVSLNLLSKTVLSMSCDSEDSIQLFPTFSKGNRELSPPGSLTETSACKNSDEEGISCILSPRLVPSKETAVISTVPLVSTGLPSRRERDVPRSAPGATIGAEDLRPSRRTRLAACWSSAQSHTTGGNPGQAFTDKASVEPISSSPFQY; encoded by the exons AtggaggcggcgggcggcggccaAGGGCCGGGCTGCGGCTGCAAGGGGAtccgctcctgcctgctctgcgAGGGGCCCGCGCAGGCCGCTCCGCCCCCGCAG GGAGAAGATAATTTCACTTACTGTCCAGCAACAGGCCTAGCTAAAGGAAATGAGCACTCAGAatttgctggctgggcattTCCATTTCCAGGGGTGTTTCTGATGGAGGAGTTCATTAGCGAAGATGAAGAATCTGAGATAGTTGAACTGATGGATCGAGATGACTGGAAACCATCACAGTCTGGCCgaaagaaacag GACTACGGACCCAAAGTGAACTTCAAGAAACAAAGGCTGAAAGCTGGCAGCTTTACTGGTTTGCCAAGTTTTAGTAAAAAGATTGTGGCACAAATGAAGGCCTGCTCTGTACTAGGCGGTTTCTTACCCGTTGAACAATGTAACCTGGACTACATGCCAGAAAGAGGTTCTGCCATCGATGCACATTTTGATGACTGGTGGCTTTGGGGAGAGCGTCTGGTTAGCTTAAACTTGCTCTCAAAAACTGTGCTATCCATGTCGTGTGATTCAGAGGACAGTATCCAATTATTTCCCACTTTCAGTAAAGGAAACAGGGAATTAAGTCCCCCTGGATCTCTTACAGAGACGTCAGCGTGCAAAAATTCAGACGAAGAGGGaatcagctgcattttatcCCCAAGGCTTGTTCCAAGTAAAGAG ACTGCTGTGATCAGCACTGTGCCGCTGGTGTCCACGGGGCTCCCCAGCCGTAGAGAGCGTGATGTCCCCAGGTCAGCGCCTGGAGCTACCATCGGAGCAGAGGACCTTCGGCCAAGCAGGAGGACACGGCTGGCAGCCTGCTGGAGCTCAGCACAAAGCCACACTACGGGAGGAAACCCAGGGCAGGCTTTCACAGATAAAGCAAGCGTTGAGCCCATATCCTCATCACCCTTTCAGTACTGA
- the POLR2J gene encoding DNA-directed RNA polymerase II subunit RPB11-a, producing the protein MNAPPAFESFLLFEGEKKITINKDTKVPNACLFTINKEDHTLGNIIKSQLLKDPQVLFAGYKVPHPLEHKIIIRVQTTPDYSPQEAFTNAITDLISELSLLEERFRVAIKDKQEGIE; encoded by the exons aTGAACGCGCCTCCGGCCTTCGAGTCCTTCCTCCTCTTCGAGGGCGAGAAAAA GATCACCATCAACAAGGACACGAAGGTGCCCAACGCCTGCCTGTTCACCATCAACAAGGAGGATCACACGCTGGGGAACATCATCAAGTC GCAGTTACTGAAAGACCCCCAGGTGTTATTTGCAGGGTACAAGGTCCCGCACCCGCTGGAACACAAAATTATCATCCGGGTCCAAACCACCCCGGATTACAGCCCCCAGGAAGCTTTCACCAACGCCATCACGGATTTGATCAGCGAGCTTTCCCTCCTGGAAGAGAGGTTCAGG GTTGCTATTAAAGACAAACAAGAAGGAATTGAGTAA
- the LRWD1 gene encoding leucine-rich repeat and WD repeat-containing protein 1 codes for MSKITTELLLERAVPRSTRLRKIETLNLSKLQLKTGDLDPRLFSRLRHLQKLDLSDNLLDKFPNSLTLPDLRVLNCNNNKLEDVTALKQFPLLEELTYENNVYLTLNDDYKVMFLLQNLRLLNGKDITKLANHVRRVNSRKLTSKVTAHWEKFFRDQLPEKYTAEQVKSIKKKFLKSVQTNVVYGPSSLSEFTRWRVKMIAEEFLAYSLGLELNTDPELEEKMDENEEESTESPREAAEDVGQVTIMPRKRKRNNSKSGSGNKRSKSQAKTEEEAVVNPRKSSHVQDDPAPDKPRTSNQSAKEATPEQGAEGTHKNGEQCPKGQSNRRSGQLTGEQKSQEQDNGVVSLTPVKNSKGKEDVSAEPLHFLQCHSKGNSREDFKTQLWSCVFEPLLDCGARKDPIVSSSRTVATCGGESVCLIDCETGTVLKKYKVATEEFFSVAWTTLTMVISDSRKKSHNILAAAGRRGIVKLIHVAADFCYGEIKAHKKPIATVCFSPTRETHLFTASYDKRIALWDIGIPDCDYNFKASQLLVLEAISIPLRIAPVPTCPDQYLLAGCESGCFAWNIKLDKEQKSRPFEAIFQFPDEDGGITTSHRVDGLAFLNDDVIASKSSKPGCIYLWSWSRSFDTKGKGCQRTLSAVILAELEWSMTDLSYLTLSTCPAKDYVFCGDEMGSVWMYNLSNYTAAWSSAKGKRSDKKIPPTQILKWPELRANREQLTEVLINNVVSDPTFTYLVVLTSVNITAIWKKS; via the exons atgtcaaaaattaCTACAGAACTTCTTTTGGAAAGAGCGGTTCCAAGATCTACGAGGCTCCGAAAGATCGAGACGCTGAA ccTGTCCAAGCTGCAGTTGAAGACTGGAGACTTAGATCCACGTTTGTTTTCCCGTCTGAGGCATCTGCAGAAACTAGATCTCTCTGATAATTTACTGGACAAATTTCCCAACAGTCTAACCCTGCCTGATCTGCGTGTCCTAAactgcaacaacaacaaactaGAAGATGTAACTGCTCTGAAACAGTTCCCTCTGCTCGAGGAGCTAACCTACGAGAACAATGTGTACTTGACA CTCAACGATGACTATAAAGTAatgtttcttttgcaaaatCTTCGGCTACTCAATGGCAAGGATATAACCAAACTGGCTAATCATGTGAGGCGTGTCAATAGTCGTAAGCTCACCAGCAAG GTTACTGCTCACTGGGAAAAATTCTTCCGTGACCAACTTCCTGAGAAATATACAGCTGAGCAAGTGAAGTCCATCAAGAAAAAGTTCCTGAAGTCAGTACAAACCAATGTAGTATATGGACCCAGCTCACTCAGTGAATTCACCCGCTGGCGG GTGAAAATGATTGCAGAAGAGTTTCTGGCATACTCACTGGGTCTGGAGTTAAACACAGATCCTGAACTAGAGGAAAAGATGGatgaaaatgaggaagaaagtaCAGAGAGCCCCAGGGAAGCTGCAGAGGACGTGGGTCAG GTCACGATAATGcccaggaagaggaaaagaaataattcaaaatcGGGGTCTGGAAACAAGAGATCCAAGTCCCAGGCAAAGACTGAGGAGGAGGCTGTAGTTAATCCCAGAAAGTCCAGTCATGTGCAGGATGACCCAGCTCCTGATAAACCAAGAACATCGAACCAGTCAGCCAAAGAGGCAACCCCTGAGCAGGGAGCTGAAGGTACTCATAAGAATGGAGAGCAGTGTCCCAAGGGGCAAAGCAACAGAAGATCTGGCCAGCTGACAGGGGAACAGAAAAGCCAGGAGCAGGACAACGGAGTTGTTAGCTTGACTCCAGTGAAGAACTCCAAGGGCAAG GAGGATGTCAGTGCAGAGCCAttgcattttcttcagtgtCACAGTAAAGGCAACAGCCGCGAGGATTTTAAAACGCAGCTCTGGTCCTGTGTCTTCGAGCCATTGCTAGACTGTGGAGCCAGGAAAG ATCCCATTGTGAGCTCCTCCAGAACCGTGGCAACATGTGGAGGGGAATCTGTCTGTCTGATTGATTGTGAGACAGGGACGGTGCTGAAAAAGTATAAGGTGGCTACAGAG GAGTTTTTCAGTGTTGCATGGACAACCCTCACAATGGTAATCAGCGACAGTCGGAAAAAATCTCATAATATCTtggcagctgctgggaggagagggatTGTCAAGCTGATTCATGTGGCGGCTGACTTCTGCTATGGAGAGATAAAGGCTCATAAAAAGCCCATAGCTACTGTCTGCTTCAGCCCAACTCGAGAAACTCACCTCTTCA CTGCATCCTATGACAAGCGAATTGCACTCTGGGATATTGGGATTCCAGACTGTGACTACAATTTCAAAGCAAG ccagctgctggtgctggaaGCGATCTCTATTCCATTACGGATTGCCCCAGTCCCCACCTGCCCAGATCAGTACCTGCTGGCTGGCTGTGAAAGCGGCTGCTTTGCCTGGAATATAAAACTGGATAAGGAACAAAAAAGCAG GCCTTTTGAAGCCATATTCCAGTTTCCTGATGAGGATGGAGGCATTACAACATCTCACAGGGTTGATGGTTTGGCTTTTCTGAATGATGATGTCATTG CTTCCAAGAGCTCTAAACCAGGATGCATATACTTATGGAGCTGGAGTCGGTCTTTTGACACAAAGGGAAAAGGATGCCAGCGAACGCTATCTGCCGTTATTCTAGCTGAGCTGGAGTGGTCTATGACAGACCTGTCCTACCTGACGCTCAGCACCTGCCCAG CAAAAGACTACGTGTTCTGTGGTGATGAGATGGGAAGTGTGTGGATGTACAACCTCTCAAACTACACCGCAGCATGGAGCTCTGCAAAGGGAAAACGCTCAGACAAGAAGATCCCTCCCACACAG ATTCTCAAGTGGCCAGAGCTTCGAGCGAACAGGGAGCAGCTGACTGAAGTCCTAATAAACAATGTGGTATCAGACCCTACTTTTACTTACCTTGTTGTTCTAACTAGTGTGAACATAACAGCAATTTGGAAGAAGTCATAG
- the ALKBH4 gene encoding alpha-ketoglutarate-dependent dioxygenase alkB homolog 4 isoform X3, with product MEAAGGGQGPGCGCKGIRSCLLCEGPAQAAPPPQGEDNFTYCPATGLAKGNEHSEFAGWAFPFPGVFLMEEFISEDEESEIVELMDRDDWKPSQSGRKKQDYGPKVNFKKQRLKAGSFTGLPSFSKKIVAQMKACSVLGGFLPVEQCNLDYMPERGSAIDAHFDDWWLWGERLVSLNLLSKTVLSMSCDSEDSIQLFPTFSKGNRELSPPGSLTETSACKNSDEEGISCILSPRLVPSKEGAVCRVQRWRKA from the exons AtggaggcggcgggcggcggccaAGGGCCGGGCTGCGGCTGCAAGGGGAtccgctcctgcctgctctgcgAGGGGCCCGCGCAGGCCGCTCCGCCCCCGCAG GGAGAAGATAATTTCACTTACTGTCCAGCAACAGGCCTAGCTAAAGGAAATGAGCACTCAGAatttgctggctgggcattTCCATTTCCAGGGGTGTTTCTGATGGAGGAGTTCATTAGCGAAGATGAAGAATCTGAGATAGTTGAACTGATGGATCGAGATGACTGGAAACCATCACAGTCTGGCCgaaagaaacag GACTACGGACCCAAAGTGAACTTCAAGAAACAAAGGCTGAAAGCTGGCAGCTTTACTGGTTTGCCAAGTTTTAGTAAAAAGATTGTGGCACAAATGAAGGCCTGCTCTGTACTAGGCGGTTTCTTACCCGTTGAACAATGTAACCTGGACTACATGCCAGAAAGAGGTTCTGCCATCGATGCACATTTTGATGACTGGTGGCTTTGGGGAGAGCGTCTGGTTAGCTTAAACTTGCTCTCAAAAACTGTGCTATCCATGTCGTGTGATTCAGAGGACAGTATCCAATTATTTCCCACTTTCAGTAAAGGAAACAGGGAATTAAGTCCCCCTGGATCTCTTACAGAGACGTCAGCGTGCAAAAATTCAGACGAAGAGGGaatcagctgcattttatcCCCAAGGCTTGTTCCAAGTAAAGAG GGAGCTGTCTGCAGAGTTCAGCGCTGGAGGAAGGCATGA
- the ORAI2 gene encoding protein orai-2 — protein sequence MSSELNVPVDPSTPACCSEPGTKGMDYRDWVRRSYLELVTSNHHSVQALSWRKLYLSRAKLKASSRTSALLSGFAMVAMVEVQLEVQYKYPQMLLIAFSACTTVLVAVHLFALLISTCILPNVEAVSNIHNLNSISESPHERMHPYIELAWGFSTVLGILLFLAEVVLLCWIKFLPVGSIPKNETTNVEKPSGHAGWQSALVSTIIMVPVGLIFVVFTIHFYRSLVRHKTERHNREIEELHKLKVQLDGHDRGMQVV from the exons ATGAGTTCTGAGTTAAATGTTCCAGTGGATCCTTCCACTCCTGCTTGCTGCTCTGAACCTGGCACAAAAGGCATGGATTATCGGGACTGGGTCCGGCGCAGCTATCTGGAATTGGTCACATCAAACCACCACTCCGTTCAAGCCCTTTCATGGAGAAAACTGTACCTGAGCCGAGCCAAACTGAAAGCTTCCAGCAGaacctctgctctgctctctggATTTGCAATG GTTGCCATGGTGGAGGTGCAGCTGGAGGTACAGTACAAGTACCCCCAGATGCTGCTGATTGCTTTCAGTGCCTGCACAACAGTGCTCGTGGCAGTTCATCTCTTTGCCCTTCTCATCAGCACCTGCATTCTGCCTAACGTGGAAGCAGTGAGCAACATCCACAACCTGAACTCCATCAGTGAGTCCCCGCATGAGCGCATGCATCCGTACATCGAGCTGGCGTGGGGCTTCTCCACCGTCTTGGGGATCCTCCTTTTCCTTGCGGAAGTTGTGCTTCTGTGCTGGATAAAATTTCTGCCTGTGGGCTCCATCCCGAAAAATGAGACCACCAACGTTGAGAAGCCCAGCGGCCATGCAGGTTGGCAGTCAGCGCTGGTCTCCACCATCATCATGGTCCCAGTGGGTCTGATTTTTGTCGTCTTCACCATTCACTTCTACCGCTCTTTGGTGCGGCACAAAACGGAGCGCCACAACCGAGAGATCGAAGAGCTTCACAAACTGAAAGTGCAGTTAGATGGGCATGACAGAGGCATGCAGGTAGTGTGA
- the ALKBH4 gene encoding alpha-ketoglutarate-dependent dioxygenase alkB homolog 4 isoform X2, giving the protein MEAAGGGQGPGCGCKGIRSCLLCEGPAQAAPPPQGEDNFTYCPATGLAKGNEHSEFAGWAFPFPGVFLMEEFISEDEESEIVELMDRDDWKPSQSGRKKQDYGPKVNFKKQRLKAGSFTGLPSFSKKIVAQMKACSVLGGFLPVEQCNLDYMPERGSAIDAHFDDWWLWGERLVSLNLLSKTVLSMSCDSEDSIQLFPTFSKGNRELSPPGSLTETSACKNSDEEGISCILSPRLVPSKEVTVAIHLPQRSLVVLYGDARYKWKHAIYRKHIEHRRICVTFRELSAEFSAGGRHEQLGKELLEIALSFQGRPV; this is encoded by the exons AtggaggcggcgggcggcggccaAGGGCCGGGCTGCGGCTGCAAGGGGAtccgctcctgcctgctctgcgAGGGGCCCGCGCAGGCCGCTCCGCCCCCGCAG GGAGAAGATAATTTCACTTACTGTCCAGCAACAGGCCTAGCTAAAGGAAATGAGCACTCAGAatttgctggctgggcattTCCATTTCCAGGGGTGTTTCTGATGGAGGAGTTCATTAGCGAAGATGAAGAATCTGAGATAGTTGAACTGATGGATCGAGATGACTGGAAACCATCACAGTCTGGCCgaaagaaacag GACTACGGACCCAAAGTGAACTTCAAGAAACAAAGGCTGAAAGCTGGCAGCTTTACTGGTTTGCCAAGTTTTAGTAAAAAGATTGTGGCACAAATGAAGGCCTGCTCTGTACTAGGCGGTTTCTTACCCGTTGAACAATGTAACCTGGACTACATGCCAGAAAGAGGTTCTGCCATCGATGCACATTTTGATGACTGGTGGCTTTGGGGAGAGCGTCTGGTTAGCTTAAACTTGCTCTCAAAAACTGTGCTATCCATGTCGTGTGATTCAGAGGACAGTATCCAATTATTTCCCACTTTCAGTAAAGGAAACAGGGAATTAAGTCCCCCTGGATCTCTTACAGAGACGTCAGCGTGCAAAAATTCAGACGAAGAGGGaatcagctgcattttatcCCCAAGGCTTGTTCCAAGTAAAGAGGTGACTGTTGCCATTCACTTACCCCAAAGGTCTCTGGTGGTGCTGTACGGTGACGCACGGTACAAGTGGAAACACGCGATTTACCGCAAGCATATAGAGCATCGCCGAATCTGTGTCACATTCAGGGAGCTGTCTGCAGAGTTCAGCGCTGGAGGAAGGCATGAGCAACTGGGTAAAGAACTGCTAGAAATAGCTCTTTCATTTCAAGGAAGACCAGTGTGA